The Diospyros lotus cultivar Yz01 chromosome 15, ASM1463336v1, whole genome shotgun sequence genome has a window encoding:
- the LOC127792511 gene encoding G-type lectin S-receptor-like serine/threonine-protein kinase At2g19130, with protein sequence MSPTSNHQWLFLSIRILLVVSFGAHFSEGVDTIYAGQSLSGTQTITSRGGVFELGFFTPGNSRNYYIGIWYMRPRPSKTVVWVANRNRPVSDPSSSELKLFEDGILVLLVQSKTRIWSTNLSTSSFGNSTVAMLLDNGNFIVRDALDSANVIWQSFDYPTDTWLPGGKVGYSNVRKQNQFLTSWRNPENPAPSLFSLEVEPSSSLILVWKGSNMYWNSGVWDGRVFSSVPEIATDYYIKNITYVVNENESYFTYEAGFVPALTRFVVDVTGQIKIFVWRKDSTYWDLFWTQPTLECEVYGFCGAFSSCGFSCSCIYGFEPRTPVFWRLGYFSDGCVRRSSLECANGGNDTFSLVSNARFPGNSESLAAGTFDECQLACLRNCSCTAFAFDNGCLIWNGALFNLQEGYFGKDLYVRVAKSKLVVTGINSRAGGKTKKKSAWIVLGAVGFFFMIFFGGILMIIWRKRQTATATTFEAAEDSLLVFKFRDIRDATKNFSEKLGEGGFGSVFRGTLPNSSAAIAVKVLKTQRQEEKQFRAEVNTIGMIQHINLVHLRGFCVKGTQRLLVYNYMPNGSLESHLFKKGSNVLDWKARYNIAIGTARGLAYLHEKCRDCIIHCDIKPENILLDADYNPKVSDFGLAKLVGREFSRVLTTMRGTIGYLAPEWISGEAITPKADVFSYGMLLFEIISGRRNREGVEGEVEEYFPYQVSSRLLDGEEILVALLDHRLQGNADVEELSRACKIACWCIQDEKDRPSMGQVVQVLEGVQPIGIPPIPRFLQGIMDDTKEAFVFQDTSSIISVKLS encoded by the coding sequence ATGAGtcccacgagcaatcatcaatGGCTTTTTCTTTCTATTCGGATCTTGTTGGTTGTATCCTTCGGTGCTCATTTTTCAGAAGGAGTAGATACCATTTACGCCGGCCAATCTCTCTCGGGGACTCAAACGATAACCTCCCGAGGAGGAGTTTTTGAATTGGGCTTCTTCACACCAGGTAACTCTCGGAATTATTACATTGGCATATGGTATATGAGGCCGCGACCCAGCAAAACAGTGGTTTGGGTAGCCAACAGGAATCGACCAGTCTCTGATCCATCTTCTTCAGAGTTAAAACTGTTTGAAGATGGAATCTTAGTCCTGCTAGTACAATCCAAGACTCGTATTTGGTCGACAAACTTATCGACCTCAAGCTTCGGTAATTCAACCGTGGCTATGCTTCTTGACAATGGAAATTTTATTGTTAGAGATGCATTGGATTCCGCTAATGTGATTTGGCAGAGTTTCGATTACCCAACTGACACGTGGTTGCCCGGCGGGAAGGTTGGATACAGCAATGTTAGAAAGCAGAATCAATTTCTGACTTCCTGGCGAAACCCGGAAAATCCAGCACCAAGTCTCTTTTCCCTTGAGGTAGAGCCAAGCTCAAGCCTCATATTGGTGTGGAAGGGTTCAAATATGTACTGGAATAGTGGGGTGTGGGATGGGAGAGTTTTCAGCTCGGTTCCTGAAATTGCAACGGACTACTACATCAAAAATATCACATATGTTGTGAATGAGAATGAAAGTTATTTCACCTATGAGGCTGGATTCGTCCCTGCTCTCACTAGATTCGTGGTCGACGTGACCGGGCAGATCAAGATTTTTGTATGGCGAAAAGACTCCACTTACTGGGACTTGTTCTGGACTCAACCCACATTAGAGTGTGAAGTTTATGGTTTCTGTGGTGCATTTAGTAGCTGCGGTTTTAGCTGCAGTTGCATTTATGGATTTGAACCAAGGACCCCGGTATTTTGGCGATTGGGATATTTCTCGGATGGCTGCGTAAGACGAAGTTCTTTAGAGTGTGCAAATGGAGGAAATGACACATTTTCCCTGGTGTCAAACGCCCGTTTCCCTGGGAATTCAGAGTCCCTAGCAGCTGGGACATTTGATGAGTGCCAACTAGCTTGCTTGAGAAACTGTTCATGCACTGCTTTTGCATTTGATAATGGGTGCTTGATTTGGAATGGGGCTCTATTCAATCTGCAGGAAGGCTATTTCGGAAAAGATCTTTATGTTAGAGTTGCAAAATCTAAGCTGGTGGTCACCGGGATTAACTCAAGGGCGGGCGGCAAGACGAAGAAAAAGTCTGCTTGGATTGTTCTTGGAGCGGTCGGTTTCTTCTTCATGATCTTCTTTGGCGGTATCTTGATGATCATTTGGAGGAAAAGGCAAACAGCCACGGCGACTACCTTCGAGGCTGCCGAGGACTCCTTGCTTGTGTTCAAGTTCCGGGATATTCGTGATGCAACAAAGAACTTCTCGGAAAAGCTTGGGGAAGGCGGTTTTGGTTCTGTTTTCAGAGGGACATTGCCAAACTCAAGTGCGGCAATAGCAGTGAAAGTGTTGAAAACCCAGAGACAAGAAGAGAAGCAGTTTCGTGCAGAAGTGAACACCATTGGGATGATTCAGCACATAAACCTAGTCCATCTTCGAGGCTTTTGCGTCAAAGGAACACAAAGGCTTCTCGTTTACAATTACATGCCAAATGGTTCCCTGGAGTCTCACTTGTTTAAGAAGGGTTCAAATGTTTTGGACTGGAAAGCGAGATACAACATAGCAATTGGGACTGCTAGAGGCTTGGCTTATCTTCATGAAAAATGTAGAGACTGCATCATACACTGCGACATTAAGCCTGAGAACATACTGTTAGATGCTGATTACAACCCAAAAGTGTCTGACTTTGGCTTGGCAAAGCTCGTGGGAAGAGAGTTCAGCCGAGTTCTGACAACGATGAGAGGAACCATAGGCTACCTGGCCCCGGAATGGATATCTGGAGAAGCCATCACCCCAAAAGCCGATGTTTTTAGCTACGGTATGTTGTTGTTTGAGATCATATcaggaagaagaaacagagagggagTGGAGGGTGAAGTGGAGGAGTACTTCCCATATCAAGTATCGTCTAGATTGCTGGATGGAGAGGAAATTCTCGTGGCATTGTTGGATCATAGATTACAGGGTAATGCTGATGTTGAAGAGCTTAGTAGAGCTTGCAAGATTGCTTGTTGGTGCATTCAGGATGAGAAGGATAGGCCAAGCATGGGGCAAGTTGTCCAAGTTCTAGAGGGAGTTCAACCAATTGGAATCCCTCCCATTCCTAGGTTTCTCCAAGGTATCATGGATGACACAAAAGAAGCCTTTGTGTTCCAAGACACATCGTCTATTATCTCAGTCAAACTTTCATAA
- the LOC127792510 gene encoding G-type lectin S-receptor-like serine/threonine-protein kinase At2g19130, with translation MSPTSNHQWLFLSILIFLVVSFNAHFSSGVETIYPGQSLSGNQTITSQGGVFELGFFAPGNSRNYYIGIWYIWPLPTKTVVWVANRNRPVSDPSSSELTLFEDGNLVLLEQSKTRIWSTNSSTSSFGNSTVAMLLDNGNFIVRDALDSANVIWQSFDYPTDTWLPGGKVGYSNVRKQNQFLTSWRSRENPAPSLFSLEVEPSSSHILVWKGSNMYWNSGVWDGRVFSSVPEIASDYYIKNVTYVVNKNESYFTYEAGFPTALTRFVVDVTGQIKQFVWRKDSTYWQLFWTRPTLQCEVYGFCGAFSSCSQTAQVCRCIQGFEPRTPADWNLGDFSDGCIRRSPLECANGRNDTFSLVSNTLFPGNSQSLAAGNFDECQLACLRNCSCTAFAIDDGCFIWNGALLNLQELSSGKDLYVRVAKSKLVVPGVNSSKGGKTKKKTAWIVLGAVGFFFAFFGGISMIIWRKKQTATATTFEAAEDSLLVFKFRDIRAATKNFSEKLGEGGFGSVFRGTLPNSSAAIAVKVLKTQRQEEKQFRAEVNTIGMIQHINLVHLRGFCVKGTQRLLVYNYMPNGSLESHLFKKGSNVLDWKARYNIATGTARGLAYLHEKCRDCIIHCDIKPENILLDADYNPKVADFGLAKLVGREFSRVLTTMRGTRGYLAPEWISGEAITPKADVFSYGMLLFEIISGRRNREGVEGEVEEYFPYQVSSRLLDGEEILVALLDHRLQGNADVEELSRACKIACWCIQDEEKDRPSMGQVVQVLEGVQPIGIPPIPRFLQGIMDDTKEAFVFQDTSSVTSVKLS, from the coding sequence ATGAGtcccacgagcaatcatcaatggctttttctttctattctgATCTTCCTGGTTGTATCCTTCAATGCCCATTTTTCATCAGGAGTAGAAACCATTTACCCCGGCCAATCTCTCTCGGGGAATCAAACGATAACCTCCCAAGGAGGAGTTTTTGAACTGGGCTTCTTCGCACCAGGTAACTCTCGGAATTATTACATTGGCATATGGTATATATGGCCGCTACCCACCAAAACAGTGGTTTGGGTAGCCAACAGGAATCGACCAGTCTCTGATCCATCTTCTTCAGAGTTAACACTGTTTGAAGATGGAAACTTAGTCCTGCTAGAACAATCCAAGACTCGTATTTGGTCGACAAACTCATCGACCTCAAGCTTCGGTAACTCAACCGTGGCTATGCTTCTTGACAATGGAAATTTTATTGTTAGAGATGCATTGGATTCCGCTAATGTGATATGGCAGAGTTTCGATTACCCAACTGACACGTGGTTGCCCGGCGGGAAGGTTGGATACAGCAATGTTAGAAAGCAGAACCAATTTCTGACTTCCTGGCGAAGCCGGGAAAATCCAGCACCAAGTCTCTTTTCTCTTGAGGTAGAGCCAAGCTCAAGCCACATATTGGTGTGGAAAGGTTCAAATATGTACTGGAATAGTGGGGTGTGGGATGGGAGAGTTTTCAGCTCGGTTCCTGAAATTGCAAGTGACTACTACATCAAAAATGTCACGTATGTTGTGAATAAGAATGAAAGTTATTTCACCTATGAGGCTGGATTCCCCACTGCTCTCACTAGATTCGTGGTCGACGTGACCGGGCAGATCAAGCAATTTGTATGGCGAAAAGACTCCACTTACTGGCAGTTGTTCTGGACTCGACCCACATTGCAGTGTGAAGTTTATGGTTTCTGTGGTGCATTTAGTAGCTGCAGCCAAACCGCTCAAGTCTGCCGTTGTATTCAGGGATTTGAACCAAGGACCCCGGCAGATTGGAATTTGGGAGATTTCTCGGATGGCTGCATAAGACGAAGTCCTTTAGAGTGTGCAAATGGACGAAATGACACATTTTCCCTGGTGTCAAACACTCTTTTTCCTGGGAATTCACAGTCCCTAGCAGCTGGGAATTTTGATGAGTGCCAACTAGCTTGCTTGAGAAACTGTTCATGCACTGCTTTTGCAATCGATGATGGGTGCTTTATTTGGAATGGGGCTCTATTGAATTTGCAGGAACTCTCATCTGGAAAAGATCTTTATGTTAGAGTTGCAAAATCTAAGCTGGTGGTCCCCGGGGTTAACTCAAGTAAGGGCGGCAAGACAAAGAAAAAGACTGCCTGGATTGTTCTTGGAGCGGTcggtttcttcttcgccttctTTGGCGGTATCTCGATGATCATTTGGAGGAAAAAGCAAACAGCCACGGCGACTACCTTTGAGGCTGCCGAGGACTCCTTGCTTGTGTTCAAGTTCCGGGATATTCGTGCTGCAACAAAGAACTTCTCGGAAAAGCTCGGGGAAGGCGGTTTTGGTTCTGTTTTCAGAGGGACATTGCCAAACTCAAGTGCGGCAATAGCAGTGAAAGTGTTGAAAACCCAGAGGCAAGAAGAGAAGCAGTTTCGTGCAGAAGTGAACACCATTGGGATGATTCAGCACATAAACCTAGTCCATCTTCGAGGCTTTTGCGTCAAAGGAACACAAAGGCTTCTCGTTTACAATTACATGCCAAATGGTTCCCTGGAGTCTCACTTGTTTAAGAAGGGTTCAAATGTTTTGGACTGGAAAGCGAGATACAACATAGCAACTGGGACTGCTAGAGGCTTGGCTTATCTTCATGAAAAATGTAGAGACTGCATCATACACTGTGACATTAAGCCTGAGAACATACTGTTAGATGCTGATTACAACCCAAAAGTGGCTGATTTTGGCTTGGCAAAGCTCGTGGGAAGAGAGTTCAGCCGAGTTCTGACAACGATGAGAGGAACTAGAGGCTACCTGGCCCCAGAATGGATATCTGGAGAAGCCATCACCCCAAAAGCCGATGTTTTTAGCTACGGTATGTTGTTGTTTGAGATCATATcaggaagaagaaacagagagggagTGGAGGGTGAAGTAGAGGAGTACTTCCCATATCAAGTATCGTCTAGATTGCTGGATGGAGAGGAAATTCTCGTGGCATTGTTGGATCATAGATTACAGGGTAATGCTGATGTTGAAGAGCTTAGTAGAGCTTGCAAGATTGCTTGTTGGTGCATTCAAGATGAGGAGAAGGATAGGCCAAGCATGGGGCAAGTTGTCCAAGTTCTAGAGGGAGTTCAACCAATTGGAATCCCTCCCATTCCTAGGTTTCTCCAAGGTATCATGGATGACACAAAAGAAGCCTTTGTGTTCCAAGACACGTCGTCTGTTACCTCAGTCAAACTTTCATAA